One window from the genome of Garra rufa chromosome 1, GarRuf1.0, whole genome shotgun sequence encodes:
- the taok2a gene encoding serine/threonine-protein kinase TAO2 isoform X1 — protein sequence MPASVRTGTPKDSEMSELFYRDDPEKLFTDLREIGHGSFGAVYFAHDVRSNEVVAIKKMSFSGKQSNEKWQDIIKEVKFLQKLRHPNTIEYKGCYLREHTAWLVMEYCLGSASDLLEVHKKPLQEVEIAAITHGALQGLAYLHSHNMIHRDVKAGNILLTEPGQVKLGDFGSASIISPANSFVGTPYWMAPEVILAMDEGQYDGKVDVWSLGITCIELAERKPPLFNMNAMSALYHIAQNESPVLASNHWSDYFRNFVDSCLQKIPQDRPTSDVLLNHHFLCRERPHSVVMDLITRTKDAVRELDNLQYRKMKKILFQETHNGPTQEGGEEEEEAEQYLLQTGTVNSMESSQSVPSMSISASSQSSSVNSLADGSDDSAEMAMMQEGEQTVTSNSSIIHRPSARDNIYDDPYQPEMESPQQPSSAARRRVHRNRDHFATIRTASLVTRQIQEHEQGSALREQMSGYKRMRRQHQKQLLALENKLKSEMDEHQLRLDKELETQRNNFGGEADKLSKKHQAILEKEIKAAQTEEKKFQQHILNQQKKELNSLLDSQKRQYRQRKEQLKEELSENQSTPKREKQEWLVRQKECLQQIQAEEEASLLRRQRQYYELQCRQYKRKMLLARHNLEQDLLREDLNKRQTQKDLECAMLLRHHESTQELEFRQLALVQRTRADLIRTQHQSELANQMEYNKRREQELRQKHAVEVRQQPKSLKTKELQIKRQFQDTCKIQTRQYKALRNHLLETTPKSEHKTVLKRLKEEQTRKLAILAEQYDHSIKDMLSTQAVSKLRLDETQEDEYRALRMQLQQELELLNAYQSKIKMHTDTQHEREVKDLEQRVSIRRALLEQRIEEEMLSLQNERSERIRALLEHQAREIESFDSESMRLGFSNMALSGIPAEAYNQGYPNPPSSGPGGWPSRPVPRSGSQWSHGVQNSAAPPSWRSQNSTAGFSQGEQISIRERDRERDLDGMGARGFPSSRSSASSASSSSSHHHLRYIPQQYHHQSTPHLYRESREREWGGGGSGGGGHHSSSSSSHGHSHHISSHASSQSLALLPPPPPPPPISLSSSSPPSSSSSSSSQSGYGGRGESLAVRGPSLMALRNSPGPLRRTASGGGAGGSGADGGLSRNEMTAYRFEMTRERVNNGRIIH from the exons ATGCCAGCCAGTGTGCGTACTGGGACCCCAAAGGACTCTGAGATGTCTGAGCTCTTCTACAGAGATGATCCTGAGAAGCTCTTCACCGATCTACGGGAGATCGGACATGGCAGCTTTGGAGCTGTGTACTTT GCTCATGATGTGCGTTCAAATGAAGTGGTGGCCATCAAAAAAATGTCTTTCAGCGGCAAGCAGTCCAATGAG AAATGGCAGGACATCATAAAGGAGGTGAAGTTCTTGCAGAAGCTCAGACACCCCAACACCATCGAATACAAAGGGTGCTACCTCAGAGAGCACACAGCATGG CTGGTGATGGAGTACTGTCTAGGATCAGCCTCTGATCTTTTAGAGG TGCATAAAAAGCCTCTGCAGGAGGTGGAAATAGCTGCTATTACCCACGGTGCACTTCAGGGCCTCGCCTACCTTCACTCTCATAACATGATACACAG AGATGTGAAGGCAGGTAATATTCTGCTAACTGAGCCTGGTCAGGTGAAGCTCGGAGATTTTGGCTCTGCCTCAATCATTTCTCCTGCCAACTCTTTTGTGGGTACACCTTACTG GATGGCGCCAGAAGTGATTCTAGCCATGGACGAGGGGCAGTATGACGGGAAGGTGGACGTCTGGTCTCTTGGCATCACCTGCATCGAACTAG CTGAAAGGAAGCCACCCTTGTTCAATATGAATGCTATGAGTGCCTTATACCACATTGCGCAAAACGAAAGCCCTGTCCTGGCGTCAAACCACTG GTCAGACTACTTCCGTAACTTTGTGGACTCTTGTCTTCAAAAGATCCCTCAGGACAGGCCTACCTCAGATGTGCTGCTCAAT CACCATTTCCTATGCCGAGAGCGCCCCCATTCCGTAGTGATGGATCTGATCACGCGCACCAAAGACGCTGTGCGAGAGCTGGACAACCTGCAGTACAGGAAGATGAAGAAGATCCTGTTTCAGGAAACTCACAACGGCCCCACACAGGAAGGAGGAGAGGAGGAAGAG gaagCAGAGCAGTACCTCTTGCAGACGGGTACAGTGAACAGTATGGAGAGCTCTCAGTCTGTGCCCTCCATGTCCATTAGCGCCAGCTCCCAGAGTTCCTCTGTCAACAGCCTGGCCGATGGCTCAGACGACAGCGCTGAGATGGCCATGATGCAGGAGGGAGAACAAACAGTCACGTCTAACAGCTCCATCATTCACCGCCCCTCT GCCCGTGATAATATTTACGACGACCCATATCAGCCAGAGATGGAGTCTCCACAGCAGCCGTCATCGGCCGCTCGGAGGAGGGTGCACAGAAACCGAGACCATTTCGCCACTATCCGCACAGCCTCTCTT gTGACTCGTCAGATTCAGGAGCATGAACAGGGCTCAGCTCTGAGAGAGCAGATGTCTGGATACAAGCGCATGAGGAGGCAGCACCAAAAACAACTGCTGGCTCTGGAGAACAAACTCAAGTCTGAGATGGATGAACATCAGCTCAGACTGGACAAAGAGCTGGAGACCCAGAGAAACAACTTTGGCGGTGAAGCCGACAAGCTGAGTAAGAAACATCAGGCCATCCTGGAAAAAGAG ATTAAAGCTGCACAGACGGAAGAGAAAAAATTTCAACAGCACATATTGAACCAGCAGAAGAAAGAACTCAACAGCCTGCTTGATTCCCAGAAACGCCAGTACAGGCAACGCAAGGAGCAGCTCAAGGAG GAGCTGAGTGAAAACCAGTCCACGCCAAAGCGAGAGAAGCAGGAATGGTTGGTAAGGCAGAAAGAGTGTCTGCAGCAGATCCAGGCTGAAGAAGAGGCTTCGCTATTGCGACGACAGAGGCAGTATTACGAGCTGCAGTGCCGACAGTATAAGAGGAAGATGCTGCTCGCGAGACACAATCTGGAGCAGGACCTCCTCAGAGAG GATTTGAATAAACGTCAGACTCAGAAGGATCTAGAGTGCGCTATGTTGTTGAGACATCACGAGTCCACTCAGGAGCTGGAGTTCCGGCAACTGGCACTGGTCCAACGCACTCGGGCCGACCTGATCCGAACGCAGCACCAGAGTGAACTGGCCAACCAGATGGAGTATAATAAGCGACGTGAGCAGGAACTCCGTCAGAAACACGCTGTGGAGGTCCGCCAGCAGCCCAAGAGCTTAAAG ACAAAAGAGCTCCAGATCAAACGTCAGTTCCAAGACACCTGTAAGATTCAAACACGGCAATACAAAGCCTTGCGCAACCACCTGCTGGAGACTACGCCCAAATCAGAGCATAAAACCGTATTGAAAAGACTCAAAGAGGAGCAAACACGTAAactggccatcttggccgagcaGTACGACCATTCCATCAAAGACATGCTGTCCACACAGGCTGTGAGTAAG TTGCGATTGGATGAGACTCAGGAGGATGAGTACAGAGCGCTGCGCATGCAGCTGCAGCAGGAATTGGAGCTGCTGAACGCTTATCAGAGCAAAATCAAAATGCACACAGACACGCAACACGAGAGAGAGGTCAAAGACCTGGAGCAGAGGGTGTCTATACGGAGAGCTCTCCTTGAGCAAAGG ATCGAGGAGGAAATGTTGTCTCTACAGAATGAGCGCTCTGAGCGGATCCGAGCTCTGCTTGAGCACCAAGCTCGAGAAATTGAGTCTTTTGATTCAGAAAGCATGCGCCTAGGCTTTAGTAACATGGCTTTGAGCGGCATCCCTGCTGAGGCTTACAATCAGGGTTACCCTAACCCTCCCTCATCCGGACCTGGGGGCTGGCCGTCTCGTCCCGTGCCCCGCTCAGGCAGCCAGTGGAGCCACGGAGTCCAAAACTCGGCGGCGCCACCCTCTTGGCGCAGTCAAAACAGTACAGCTGGGTTCAGCCAAGGGGAGCAAATCTCCATCCGAGAGAGGGATCGAGAGAGGGATTTAGATGGCATGGGCGCCCGTGGCTTTCCAAGCTCTCGCTCCTCCGCCTCGTCAGCATCGTCTTCGTCCTCACACCATCACCTCCGCTACATACCGCAGCAGTACCATCACCAGAGCACGCCACACCTGTACCGCGAAAGCCGAGAGAGGGAGTGGGGAGGAGGAGGCAGTGGAGGAGGAGGTCACCACTCATCTTCATCCTCCTCTCATGGCCACTCGCATCACATTTCTTCCCACGCCTCTTCCCAGTCTCTTGCTCTCCTCCCTCCACCACCTCCTCCTCCGCCCATCTCACTTTCCTCATCTTCTCCtccatcctcctcctcctcttcttcctctcAGAGTGGCTACGGAGGAAGGGGCGAGAGCTTGGCTGTGAGGGGCCCCAGCCTGATGGCTTTGAGAAACAGTCCTGGGCCTCTTCGGAGAACCGCCTCTGGCGGTGGTGCCGGCGGATCGGGCGCAGATGGAGGTTTGAGCCGAA ATGAAATGActgcatacaggtttgaaatgacacgaGAGCGAGTGAATAATGGCAGAATTATTCATTGA
- the taok2a gene encoding serine/threonine-protein kinase TAO2 isoform X2 — protein MPASVRTGTPKDSEMSELFYRDDPEKLFTDLREIGHGSFGAVYFAHDVRSNEVVAIKKMSFSGKQSNEKWQDIIKEVKFLQKLRHPNTIEYKGCYLREHTAWLVMEYCLGSASDLLEVHKKPLQEVEIAAITHGALQGLAYLHSHNMIHRDVKAGNILLTEPGQVKLGDFGSASIISPANSFVGTPYWMAPEVILAMDEGQYDGKVDVWSLGITCIELAERKPPLFNMNAMSALYHIAQNESPVLASNHWSDYFRNFVDSCLQKIPQDRPTSDVLLNHHFLCRERPHSVVMDLITRTKDAVRELDNLQYRKMKKILFQETHNGPTQEGGEEEEEAEQYLLQTGTVNSMESSQSVPSMSISASSQSSSVNSLADGSDDSAEMAMMQEGEQTVTSNSSIIHRPSARDNIYDDPYQPEMESPQQPSSAARRRVHRNRDHFATIRTASLVTRQIQEHEQGSALREQMSGYKRMRRQHQKQLLALENKLKSEMDEHQLRLDKELETQRNNFGGEADKLSKKHQAILEKEIKAAQTEEKKFQQHILNQQKKELNSLLDSQKRQYRQRKEQLKEELSENQSTPKREKQEWLVRQKECLQQIQAEEEASLLRRQRQYYELQCRQYKRKMLLARHNLEQDLLREDLNKRQTQKDLECAMLLRHHESTQELEFRQLALVQRTRADLIRTQHQSELANQMEYNKRREQELRQKHAVEVRQQPKSLKTKELQIKRQFQDTCKIQTRQYKALRNHLLETTPKSEHKTVLKRLKEEQTRKLAILAEQYDHSIKDMLSTQALRLDETQEDEYRALRMQLQQELELLNAYQSKIKMHTDTQHEREVKDLEQRVSIRRALLEQRIEEEMLSLQNERSERIRALLEHQAREIESFDSESMRLGFSNMALSGIPAEAYNQGYPNPPSSGPGGWPSRPVPRSGSQWSHGVQNSAAPPSWRSQNSTAGFSQGEQISIRERDRERDLDGMGARGFPSSRSSASSASSSSSHHHLRYIPQQYHHQSTPHLYRESREREWGGGGSGGGGHHSSSSSSHGHSHHISSHASSQSLALLPPPPPPPPISLSSSSPPSSSSSSSSQSGYGGRGESLAVRGPSLMALRNSPGPLRRTASGGGAGGSGADGGLSRNEMTAYRFEMTRERVNNGRIIH, from the exons ATGCCAGCCAGTGTGCGTACTGGGACCCCAAAGGACTCTGAGATGTCTGAGCTCTTCTACAGAGATGATCCTGAGAAGCTCTTCACCGATCTACGGGAGATCGGACATGGCAGCTTTGGAGCTGTGTACTTT GCTCATGATGTGCGTTCAAATGAAGTGGTGGCCATCAAAAAAATGTCTTTCAGCGGCAAGCAGTCCAATGAG AAATGGCAGGACATCATAAAGGAGGTGAAGTTCTTGCAGAAGCTCAGACACCCCAACACCATCGAATACAAAGGGTGCTACCTCAGAGAGCACACAGCATGG CTGGTGATGGAGTACTGTCTAGGATCAGCCTCTGATCTTTTAGAGG TGCATAAAAAGCCTCTGCAGGAGGTGGAAATAGCTGCTATTACCCACGGTGCACTTCAGGGCCTCGCCTACCTTCACTCTCATAACATGATACACAG AGATGTGAAGGCAGGTAATATTCTGCTAACTGAGCCTGGTCAGGTGAAGCTCGGAGATTTTGGCTCTGCCTCAATCATTTCTCCTGCCAACTCTTTTGTGGGTACACCTTACTG GATGGCGCCAGAAGTGATTCTAGCCATGGACGAGGGGCAGTATGACGGGAAGGTGGACGTCTGGTCTCTTGGCATCACCTGCATCGAACTAG CTGAAAGGAAGCCACCCTTGTTCAATATGAATGCTATGAGTGCCTTATACCACATTGCGCAAAACGAAAGCCCTGTCCTGGCGTCAAACCACTG GTCAGACTACTTCCGTAACTTTGTGGACTCTTGTCTTCAAAAGATCCCTCAGGACAGGCCTACCTCAGATGTGCTGCTCAAT CACCATTTCCTATGCCGAGAGCGCCCCCATTCCGTAGTGATGGATCTGATCACGCGCACCAAAGACGCTGTGCGAGAGCTGGACAACCTGCAGTACAGGAAGATGAAGAAGATCCTGTTTCAGGAAACTCACAACGGCCCCACACAGGAAGGAGGAGAGGAGGAAGAG gaagCAGAGCAGTACCTCTTGCAGACGGGTACAGTGAACAGTATGGAGAGCTCTCAGTCTGTGCCCTCCATGTCCATTAGCGCCAGCTCCCAGAGTTCCTCTGTCAACAGCCTGGCCGATGGCTCAGACGACAGCGCTGAGATGGCCATGATGCAGGAGGGAGAACAAACAGTCACGTCTAACAGCTCCATCATTCACCGCCCCTCT GCCCGTGATAATATTTACGACGACCCATATCAGCCAGAGATGGAGTCTCCACAGCAGCCGTCATCGGCCGCTCGGAGGAGGGTGCACAGAAACCGAGACCATTTCGCCACTATCCGCACAGCCTCTCTT gTGACTCGTCAGATTCAGGAGCATGAACAGGGCTCAGCTCTGAGAGAGCAGATGTCTGGATACAAGCGCATGAGGAGGCAGCACCAAAAACAACTGCTGGCTCTGGAGAACAAACTCAAGTCTGAGATGGATGAACATCAGCTCAGACTGGACAAAGAGCTGGAGACCCAGAGAAACAACTTTGGCGGTGAAGCCGACAAGCTGAGTAAGAAACATCAGGCCATCCTGGAAAAAGAG ATTAAAGCTGCACAGACGGAAGAGAAAAAATTTCAACAGCACATATTGAACCAGCAGAAGAAAGAACTCAACAGCCTGCTTGATTCCCAGAAACGCCAGTACAGGCAACGCAAGGAGCAGCTCAAGGAG GAGCTGAGTGAAAACCAGTCCACGCCAAAGCGAGAGAAGCAGGAATGGTTGGTAAGGCAGAAAGAGTGTCTGCAGCAGATCCAGGCTGAAGAAGAGGCTTCGCTATTGCGACGACAGAGGCAGTATTACGAGCTGCAGTGCCGACAGTATAAGAGGAAGATGCTGCTCGCGAGACACAATCTGGAGCAGGACCTCCTCAGAGAG GATTTGAATAAACGTCAGACTCAGAAGGATCTAGAGTGCGCTATGTTGTTGAGACATCACGAGTCCACTCAGGAGCTGGAGTTCCGGCAACTGGCACTGGTCCAACGCACTCGGGCCGACCTGATCCGAACGCAGCACCAGAGTGAACTGGCCAACCAGATGGAGTATAATAAGCGACGTGAGCAGGAACTCCGTCAGAAACACGCTGTGGAGGTCCGCCAGCAGCCCAAGAGCTTAAAG ACAAAAGAGCTCCAGATCAAACGTCAGTTCCAAGACACCTGTAAGATTCAAACACGGCAATACAAAGCCTTGCGCAACCACCTGCTGGAGACTACGCCCAAATCAGAGCATAAAACCGTATTGAAAAGACTCAAAGAGGAGCAAACACGTAAactggccatcttggccgagcaGTACGACCATTCCATCAAAGACATGCTGTCCACACAGGCT TTGCGATTGGATGAGACTCAGGAGGATGAGTACAGAGCGCTGCGCATGCAGCTGCAGCAGGAATTGGAGCTGCTGAACGCTTATCAGAGCAAAATCAAAATGCACACAGACACGCAACACGAGAGAGAGGTCAAAGACCTGGAGCAGAGGGTGTCTATACGGAGAGCTCTCCTTGAGCAAAGG ATCGAGGAGGAAATGTTGTCTCTACAGAATGAGCGCTCTGAGCGGATCCGAGCTCTGCTTGAGCACCAAGCTCGAGAAATTGAGTCTTTTGATTCAGAAAGCATGCGCCTAGGCTTTAGTAACATGGCTTTGAGCGGCATCCCTGCTGAGGCTTACAATCAGGGTTACCCTAACCCTCCCTCATCCGGACCTGGGGGCTGGCCGTCTCGTCCCGTGCCCCGCTCAGGCAGCCAGTGGAGCCACGGAGTCCAAAACTCGGCGGCGCCACCCTCTTGGCGCAGTCAAAACAGTACAGCTGGGTTCAGCCAAGGGGAGCAAATCTCCATCCGAGAGAGGGATCGAGAGAGGGATTTAGATGGCATGGGCGCCCGTGGCTTTCCAAGCTCTCGCTCCTCCGCCTCGTCAGCATCGTCTTCGTCCTCACACCATCACCTCCGCTACATACCGCAGCAGTACCATCACCAGAGCACGCCACACCTGTACCGCGAAAGCCGAGAGAGGGAGTGGGGAGGAGGAGGCAGTGGAGGAGGAGGTCACCACTCATCTTCATCCTCCTCTCATGGCCACTCGCATCACATTTCTTCCCACGCCTCTTCCCAGTCTCTTGCTCTCCTCCCTCCACCACCTCCTCCTCCGCCCATCTCACTTTCCTCATCTTCTCCtccatcctcctcctcctcttcttcctctcAGAGTGGCTACGGAGGAAGGGGCGAGAGCTTGGCTGTGAGGGGCCCCAGCCTGATGGCTTTGAGAAACAGTCCTGGGCCTCTTCGGAGAACCGCCTCTGGCGGTGGTGCCGGCGGATCGGGCGCAGATGGAGGTTTGAGCCGAA ATGAAATGActgcatacaggtttgaaatgacacgaGAGCGAGTGAATAATGGCAGAATTATTCATTGA